The following nucleotide sequence is from Paucidesulfovibrio longus DSM 6739.
TTCCAGGGCGGTTTCCAGTTCGCCCGCAAGCGCAGCCTGCTCCGCGAAGCCTGTCTGCTCGGGAGGCAGATCGCTGCCCACGAGCAGGTCCACCCGGCCGGAAACGAGCATGTTTCGCCCCAGGCAGGGATTGCTGACCACTTCAAGATTGGCGAAGCCCTGCCGCGCCAGGAATTGGTGGCGCGCATCCCCGCGATAGACCGCGATGCGCTCCACGCGGCGGGCGTCGTCCAGGCTTTCGATGGCCAGGGGCGAGCCGCGTTTCTTGAAGAGCACCCAGCGGACCTTGAAGATCGGGGCGAGCCAGTGGAAGCGGTCTTCCCGGTCCCGGAGGAAGGACGTCGGAAACAGCAGCACGTTCGGTTTTTCCAGGGCGACCTGGTAGGCGCGCTTCCAGGGAACGACCTCGACCTTTCCGGCCACGTGCGCCCGGCGCAGCATCTCGCGCATCAGCTCCACGAGAAAGCCGGAGGGCGCGCCCTTCGCATCCCGCACCACGGCGCTCTGCTCGGTGTAGACGGTCAGTCGCGGAAGGCTCTCCGCCCGCGCGAGCGGGACATGAACAGCAAAATTGATACACAGCAGGGCGTAAACGGCAAAGCGAAGCGTAACGGCGTTTTCCGGGACGAAGCGTATGAACCGTGCGCGAAAAAAGAACATTCATGGCCTCTCGGGGCGTTGATGCAACAGGCGGAGCGTCGTCGGACTGCATTGAAGCCCCAGGGCTATGCAACATTTTTCCGCGCAGATCAACCCGAAACTGATACAGCAGCGGCGAACCAGACAAGCGTTGCGTCCGCGTCCGCATGGTTTCGCCGCTTCGGCGGCGCGCTATGGCTTCGGCTTCTGGGGGGCGTAGTCGCGCGCGGCGTACCAGCGCCGGAAGATGCGCTCGTAGGTGCCGTCGGCGAACATCGACTTGAGGGCCTTGTCGCAGGCCC
It contains:
- a CDS encoding substrate-binding periplasmic protein, with amino-acid sequence MFFFRARFIRFVPENAVTLRFAVYALLCINFAVHVPLARAESLPRLTVYTEQSAVVRDAKGAPSGFLVELMREMLRRAHVAGKVEVVPWKRAYQVALEKPNVLLFPTSFLRDREDRFHWLAPIFKVRWVLFKKRGSPLAIESLDDARRVERIAVYRGDARHQFLARQGFANLEVVSNPCLGRNMLVSGRVDLLVGSDLPPEQTGFAEQAALAGELETALELRTIKLYPVLSKGTDSAVVEACAKALESMLSDGTYAELYRTWYASPAYAAIPVTR